A genome region from Geminicoccus roseus DSM 18922 includes the following:
- a CDS encoding glycosyltransferase, whose product MRNPKVAMITGYYNRGHLIQRTLDSMAAQTYDNLEIIVFDDRSQDDTADILRSYARKAIRPVKTIIHNANIGFTHGIINAIGTTDAEFIAVQGSGDYSLPDRISLQMELIQSGPTIGLVGSSYVNVDETSKGRRIHSSHNSALGFADIMKRNPFTHGEVLFRRTVYDQAGGYNPLFKYSQDYDLWLRIAQISLLASRPEILYHRYIQRDGVTYSARKAIEQAQYTVLSRRLAVMPKEKRRDVDARLRELGVGALVPTNDPDLQAMIRTSIVRFLAWGDSAGASELSQYLSPHYTRIAYKYLSHLSNHRLLVGIRGRLVEYYTKSRQSTHM is encoded by the coding sequence GTGAGAAATCCGAAAGTCGCGATGATCACTGGATACTACAATAGAGGGCATCTGATCCAGCGGACTCTCGATTCTATGGCTGCCCAGACCTATGACAATTTGGAAATCATCGTATTTGACGACCGATCACAGGACGACACCGCTGATATTCTTAGGAGCTACGCAAGAAAAGCCATCAGACCCGTAAAGACGATAATACACAACGCCAATATTGGATTTACCCACGGAATCATTAACGCGATCGGCACTACTGACGCTGAGTTCATTGCAGTTCAAGGGTCAGGTGATTATTCATTGCCAGACCGAATTTCGTTGCAGATGGAACTAATACAAAGCGGACCAACGATCGGTCTTGTTGGCTCCAGTTATGTCAACGTCGACGAAACTAGCAAAGGCAGGCGGATTCACAGCAGCCACAACTCTGCATTAGGGTTCGCCGACATCATGAAAAGGAACCCCTTCACCCACGGAGAAGTACTATTTCGTCGTACAGTATATGATCAGGCGGGCGGCTATAACCCGTTATTTAAGTATAGTCAAGATTATGACCTCTGGCTAAGAATAGCTCAGATTAGTTTACTCGCATCTAGACCCGAGATCCTCTATCATCGATATATTCAACGAGATGGTGTAACGTACTCCGCCCGTAAAGCGATCGAGCAAGCCCAGTATACAGTCCTGTCAAGGCGCTTGGCAGTAATGCCTAAAGAAAAACGCCGTGACGTTGACGCTCGACTGAGAGAGCTTGGAGTTGGTGCACTAGTTCCTACTAATGATCCTGACTTACAGGCGATGATACGTACCTCAATAGTGCGATTTCTCGCGTGGGGGGACTCCGCTGGTGCTAGTGAACTATCCCAATATCTCTCTCCGCACTATACCCGGATTGCATACAAATATCTATCACATCTAAGCAATCATCGTTTGCTCGTTGGAATACGCGGCAGATTAGTTGAATACTACACCAAGTCCCGTCAGTCGACCCACATGTGA
- a CDS encoding O-antigen ligase family protein — translation MPTLAPNTYPYRPTVPEPSRQWDGMRIYLFIVGAVSLETIPLTIGDSFRLNAGVASICFSTVVAMRLSRLPSAIKILASRPMFFFMLYAALICTSAGWSYIGPLSLAYTIPIVLLAVAACSLHHLSPDRTAKALIIVSLWVAALSWPVGLLLPEVGAVVPPEWRLNGIMLHCQRLALLMSIAIVVSIIYRQRLGSRRSYCASWPSIVLLATTLAATLTRSFTTFAIVTVLFVFARRLRLFTLAIVAAAACLIIVLLALAQNYLIEAYSRDGVNNETLSGRTTIWQNTWDMALERPWTGYGFGSFYTELTSDFFLNYLAPHAHNDLLNILFETGAVAALLMACFLFYSVIRSLYKSYTYCGPILLYIIACGITGVIVGGKASTAMAILLVFAAQELSFTRSYPRNPVIAKYPLQLHAN, via the coding sequence ATGCCCACTCTAGCACCAAATACATATCCATACCGCCCTACAGTGCCTGAACCCTCCCGCCAATGGGATGGGATGCGCATATATTTATTTATAGTCGGCGCTGTCTCTCTCGAAACGATTCCTCTGACAATCGGCGACTCCTTCCGCCTCAATGCCGGCGTCGCGTCGATATGCTTTAGTACCGTCGTTGCCATGCGGCTATCTCGCTTGCCTTCAGCCATAAAGATCCTAGCTAGCCGACCCATGTTCTTCTTCATGCTGTATGCTGCATTGATTTGCACAAGCGCAGGATGGTCGTACATCGGACCACTCAGTCTCGCATATACCATTCCTATCGTCCTCCTGGCTGTCGCGGCCTGTAGCCTACACCACCTTTCACCCGATCGTACTGCGAAAGCACTTATTATCGTATCCCTTTGGGTTGCGGCTTTATCGTGGCCGGTAGGTCTCCTGCTTCCCGAAGTTGGGGCCGTAGTGCCTCCAGAGTGGCGGCTCAACGGAATCATGCTTCACTGCCAGAGGCTCGCGCTTCTGATGTCAATCGCAATTGTAGTGTCAATAATATATCGGCAAAGACTTGGTTCGCGCCGATCGTACTGCGCCAGCTGGCCGTCTATTGTGCTCCTCGCCACGACATTGGCTGCAACGCTCACCCGGTCGTTTACTACATTCGCGATAGTAACCGTGTTATTTGTTTTCGCGAGACGTCTTCGGCTTTTCACACTGGCGATCGTTGCGGCAGCCGCTTGCCTAATCATCGTACTACTCGCACTAGCACAAAACTACCTTATTGAGGCCTATAGCCGCGACGGTGTAAATAACGAAACTTTGTCCGGCCGCACAACAATATGGCAGAACACATGGGATATGGCACTTGAACGGCCATGGACTGGATACGGCTTTGGCTCATTTTATACCGAGTTGACATCCGACTTCTTCTTAAATTACCTGGCGCCTCACGCTCATAATGATTTGCTAAATATCTTATTCGAGACGGGAGCAGTCGCTGCGTTACTCATGGCCTGCTTTCTATTCTACTCAGTCATTCGGTCGCTATACAAGTCATACACATACTGCGGTCCAATTCTGCTTTACATCATCGCCTGCGGTATCACGGGTGTCATCGTAGGGGGAAAGGCGTCAACTGCTATGGCCATACTCCTAGTATTCGCCGCACAAGAGCTTTCATTTACGCGCTCATATCCGCGCAACCCCGTCATCGCAAAGTACCCTTTGCAGCTACACGCTAACTAA